ggaggccatgtcattgaatgcatttaagacagatgtagattggttcttgattagtacaggtagacaacccatTATCCGAAATCTGAAAACTCCAAAATCCAAAGGTCTTTtcatgaagtttttttctcattaacaaggttgtttagcattcaaacagttaacccaactccacacccactcgatgcgtgtcatTCAGATGCGATGTGTGTGGGCATGGCCtcgcactggcaggcctcaattctgttttaGGGCCTGTCTTACTCACAGTGTGTCTGTTGCTTGGtaaattttttaaacatttcaccatcaaactgtcacttattctgaaattcacaAAATTCTGCATTCCACAAACCAGCTGGTCcggagcatttcggataaaggactGTGCACCTGTATTGGGATCAAagattatagggagaaggcaggagaattgggttgagaaacacatcagccatgattgaatggcagagcagattgtGTGGATGAAttggcctaaatctgctcccatgtcttatggtcttattctcatCAAAAGACTTTGATGTCTTGCTTTTTAATAGGGCACTTTGCAGATGCTATCTAAGGGTTTACGCAATTTTCAAAAAAATGCAATAATCTTTGGTGAATGATTAAGTTATGTATAACAAATGATGAGTTTGTTTTAATGTCAAGCTCAAGATCCTGGGTGAACCCATCCCCATATGAGCTGATAGGGATGTGACAGTGAAGGTGGCGAGATTGGGAGTTAATCCGGTGGGTTATAATTAGAAGGTACCCACCACATCAGAAATTAGGATCCCAGAGGGAAGGCACATGCTTGACATGCCTACCTCGCTGCCATGTCGAGGAGTGAATGAACAATGAACAACCCCGCAAGGACTTCCAGAGATCAGACCAATGATTAACTGTGTTCATAACAAACGAATACAGGGCTGTCCCCTATCTGTATTCCGATTTTCTACATGTGCAATGCATTGCAAATTCTGCACATTTATCCTCAATAGTAACGCAGAATTCTGCAGAATCAGCACTGATGCTCCTTCCACCATCCAGATAAACATCCAGGTAGGATGTACATGTCTCAGCAGCTCGAACAGAACGGTTTCTGGTGCCTTTCCAGTCTGCAGCAGATGTTAGTCGAATCTATCAACACGGGATTCCTTTCATAGAGTCCATTGTTTAAGAGACATTGAGCTGCAGTATGACTGGCAACAAAGTTCATGTTTTCAGATTTTTCTCTAAAATCATCGTTGGTAATTTTTGCTCCTGCATCAGTTAGAAACCTAGCAGCTGACCCCAGGTTTGAGATCATGGTTGGCTTTGCTAACCATCAGCAGCAGTTATCTTTTAAGCTGTTTCCAACAATTCATTCCTGTCTAACAtacatttcttcctcaaaaagCAATCTTGTTGAAATAGGGAGTTGGTTTGTGTATTCCATTTGCTGAAGATATGCTTTGCAATTTTAATAACTGTCAGCAGTTTTTCAGCTCCAACATCAGAAGATTCTCATAATGGTGCAAATACAATAGGAGATCGAAATCTTCTCATGCCTCCTGGTGCTTGGCTGAGCTGTTCCACTGTCCTTTCAGTACAAATATTAATTTCAAACTGTCTTTTGTTCAATCCACGTCAGTTTAATGAAATGTGCTAAAGTCATGTTCATCTGGCAATTCCAGtaccattttaaaaatcagtgcttttgtgcctttttaaaataatttcaatacATGAAAATTTAAGGAAATAGGAAATTGACAGGAAGGTCCTGTTAAATTAGCCTATGGAATTAAGAGATCAACAATCCATATTGTTATGATCCCACTTGATGTTAATATTGAAAACGTCAGATCCGAGAGTAAAACCTGCCTTGATAGGTcgtaagttttatttttgcagttcGGTTACTGTGAAGATATTCTCACAAGGATGCTGATGTATGTTTAACAAAAGAagattgttttattattttaatttgtgtAATAGACATAAGTGATAAGATCCTTCATAAACAGCAAAACAATTCCACCCTTTTTACAAGCAATATATTTTACAGACAATCAATCCCAGGAAGTAACACTCCTTCCTTCATATTAAAGTTTCTGACTCATCTAACGAGGTCAAAAGCATTTGCTTTTGGTCACTTTATATTCATTGACCAGAAGTGATTCTTTCCATTTCTCCAAGTGACACAAAGACAATTTCACTCACTGatctttcttcagcaatttctcagAAAAGCTCAGGGTTTTTTCACAACCATTCCAAACGCAACTTAATAAAAACTTTAGCAACTGTCTCAAAACATAGTTTCTTTAGCTTAAATCACACTGGCTCaaaggagggttgtttttcagactggaggcctgtgaccagtggagtgccacaaggatcggtgctgggccctctacttttggcatttacaaagatgatttggatgcgagcataagaggtacagttagtaaatttgcagatgacaccaaaattggaggtgtagtggacagcaaagagggttacctcagattacaacaggatctggaccagatgggccaatgggctgagaagtggcagatggagtttaattcagataaatgtgaggtgctgcattttgggaaagcaaatcttagcaggacttttacacttaatggtaaggtcctagggagtNNNNNNNNNNNNNNNNNNNNNNNNNNNNNNNNNNNNNNNNNNNNNNNNNNNNNNNNNNNNNNNNNNNNNNNNNNNNNNNNNNNNNNNNNNNNNNNNNNNNNNNNNNNNNNNNNNNNNNNNNNNNNNNNNNNNNNNNNNNNNNNNNNNNNNNNNNNNNNNNNNNNNNNNNNNNNNNNNNNNNNNNNNNNNNNNNNNNNNNNNNNNNNNNNNNNNNNgtggtatgtgtacggaatgaactgccagaggatgtggtggaggctggtacaattacaacatttaagaggcatttggatgggtatatgaataggaagggtttggatggatatgggacaggtgctggcaggtgggactagattgggttgggatatctggtcggcatggacgggttggatcgaaggaaaagactgtttccatgctgtacatctctatgactctatgacatgctgTTTTTGCAACTGCTGCTTTAAACTGAATGTTAGAAATGTTTTTATGACCTTATAAAATATATGAAACCACCTTCACAGAACTAAACCACAATCTCattaggtgctggcaggtgggactagattgggttgggatatctggtcggcatggacgggttggatcgaagggtctgtttccatgctgtacatctctatgactctatgacatgctgTTTTTGGAACTGCTGCTTTAAACTGAATGTTAGAAATGTTTTTATGACCTTATAAAATATAAGAAACCACCTTCATAGAACTAAACCACAATCTCATTGATTTCTACTTTAAACTCTAGTTCCCAAAAATTTTCATCACACTTCTCACCCTCAAAAATCATAACATTGATGGTAATAATATATCCAGATTAAACACAAGGGTAATTATCACAATGAAGTTCTACGCCAATCCATTTTGACTATGACATCCATTTTCTCCCACCTTTGCTCTTGAGAACACATCTGCTACATCCCACATCTCTGTCACtgcagttgaaaagtgtggtgctagaaaagcacagctggtcgggcagcatcccaggagcagtcAAAtcagaatgaggcttgtggcccaagggggctgggagataaatgggaggaggtggggctgaggggaagggagctgagaatgtgagaggtcgatgaaggtgggggtgaaggtgataggtcagagaggagggtggagaggataggtgggaaggaaaatggacagatataacagttcaagagggcagtgctgaattggaaggctggatctgggataaggtgtgggggACGGGAAATGATGAagctagtgaaatccacattgatcccccagtgtggttggagggtgccaaggtagaaaatgaggtgttcttcctccaggcattgggtgttagggtttggcggtggaggaagcctaagacttgcatgtccttggcagagtgggagagggagttatagtgttcggccacagggtggtggggttatttgttgcatgtgtcccagagatgttctctgaaacattttacAAGTTGGCCTCCTGGgcaacatgcaagtcctgggcctcctccaccaaatccaagccacccgacacctgtcggaagaacgcctcatcttctgccttggcacCCTCAaaacacacgggatcaatgtggatttcactaggttcctcatttcccctccccccaccttatcccagatccaatcttccaactcggcactgccctcttgaacggtcctacctgtccatcttcattcccacctatctgctccaccctcccctctgactatcaccttcacccccaccttcatccacctatcgtacTTTCAGCTACCTCCCcaccagtcccaccccctcccatttatctctcagcctccttgggccacaatcctcattcctgatgaagggcttatgcttgaagcaccgactctcctgctcctcagatgctgcctgaccatctgtgcttttccagcaccacacttttcgactctgatctccagcatctgcagttctcactttctccgatCTCTGTCACTGCAGTCAAACAGAAAATTGATTCACAAATCCAGGAAACATCGCAAGGAAATCAAACATCAAATATAACAGCCATTGATTAATGAAACTGATTAATGAAAAGGGAGATCAGGTAAATCATGGATGAAGTGGTGACATCAGCGACGCACAGCACACACATATGGGTACTTTGGGAATGAAGTAGAACCCACACCagactccagctccagttccagttcaCTGACATCGGGTGGAACTTGAAAGATAAACTTTTGAATCAATATAGTAAAGAACAGGAACAGTTCTATTTTAGCCAGAGCCTCACCAGTGCAAGCCCTCCGACCTGCAGAGAAGAGAGTGCAAAAATATGTCAACATAGCTCTTGAAATAAACAGTTATCTTTGAAGACAACTGAATTTCAGAAATATGACATTACAGTTTGAAAACAACCTTTGTCGTGATGCTCTCCATCTATTTCACATCTGTTCAGACTGCAATTCGATTAAATAACATGAAAAGGTACCTGCCACAGTTCAGTAGGTAGCACAATCATGTCAAAAACAGACAAGTGTGGATATAAGCCCATAAgaacttaaaaaaaatgttagaatTGGTACATTTACTGCAAGAAACATCAATGTCGCAAACTATGAATGTAATCATCATTTATTGTGTGAAACCAAATCTGTAGTATCTGTGTAACAGGATTGTGTTAACACAAGAATGACTTAATTGTAAGACACTAATCACTCTCGAGGACAGGAACCTGGTGGAACATGTTCAATTGcaattgaaagcaaaacactACAGATGCTAGAAGTTGGAAACGCACAGAAAATGCtgaggaactcagcaagtctggtagcatgtATGCAGAGGTACCATTCTCTCCTTTTTGCACTTTaattttcattaattttaaatctctttttctctttcatccCCATTACCAACCCCTTTGGTTTTTGTAATGGGCCTTTGTACCATTTGCCCCCTACtcctcctctgtctctgtcaaaaGTATCAGAGATACCACAATCCAACacctttccattctgaagaagtcatgctggactcaatatgttaactctgtttctctctcatgtAAAAGAATATTCCCCAGTTACCTGGATATGTTCGGTTCCAATAACATTCAATAAACTTGACACCGTCCAGATATCCCCTTCCTGGAttactccatctccatcaacagtgaccgactcaacactgacatcttccaaaaacccaccaactcccacagctacctggactacacctcctcccaccctgcctcctgtaaaaacactattccATATTCTCAATTTCACTGCCtgcgccacatctgctcccaggaggaccagttccatcaaaGAACACATCACTTGGcgtccttctttaaagaccgcaatttcccctcccacgtggttgatactgccctccagcacatctcatccacttcccgcagcTCCATCCTGGAACTCCACCTCTCCAATTGCAATATGGGCAGAACCTCCCTgtcctcaacttccaccccaccaatctctgtatacatcgcatcatcctccaccatttccgccacctacaaatggaccccaccaccaaagatatatttccctccccacccatatcCACTTTCTATAAAGACCATTCTCtttgtgactcccttgtcaggacCACGCTCCCCTCCCCcgccaacccaccctcccctcccggcaccctcccctgccaccacaggaattgcaaaactaacgcccacacctcctctctcatCTCCGTCCCAGGCGCCAAAGGAGCCTTCcgcatccatcagagttttacctgcacttccacacatgtcatttattgtatccgttactcccaatgtggtttcctctacactggggagacaggacgcctacttacAGAACGCTTCAGAAAATATGTCTGGGACATACGCAGTAAACACTCCCACCAGCCcgggccaaacacttcaactcccccttccattctgccaaggacatgcacgtcctgggcctcctccatcactactccttaaccacccaatgcctggagaaagagcacatcttccgccttgggatcctccaaccccacggcatcaatgtggatttcactagtttcctcatttccccttcccctccttatcccaactttccaactcagcaccaccctcatgacctgtcctatgtgtccattttccttcccacctattcgctccaccctcccctctgacctatcaccattacccccccccccccaatctccatccacctattacatATGAACCTGCTATGCTTCCTTGCATTTGTTCAGTAACTAAACACAACAGCATTGGTGTGATGCACTCATAATGTCCTAAAAGTGTGATGGTGCATTTTTAATAGCTTTACTTCGATCAATCCCCAGTCTGTGTTTTGATAGCACTTCTCACTTTGCAAGCCAGAGCAGGTTTTGACAGTCTTAAGAAACCAGCCTCCCAATCTGGATTGCTCACTCCCCTGGTTAAAAGCTATGTGCACAGATAGtggattaaattgtgttttgACCACAACTCATCCCTTTGGAACCCCATAGCTTACCACACTGCAAAAAAATTGTGATAACAGAAAAGAGTTCCTTTCTGCTATATTTCCTACATTTTATACTCTCTTGACCAGTGAGAGAAAATTCCTATAAtacataaattaaaaattaataacttgcGTTACCTGCAGAGAAGGGCATGAAGGCATCTCTCTTCACAAATTTGCCCTCAGCATTCAGAAAGTGAGATGGGTTGAACTCATTTGGTTTTTCCCATTGAGTTttatcatacagcacagaggacAGCAATGGGATTACATGGGTTcccttaaaaatgttaaaaatataatTGGTGTATGATTCTCTATTATATTATAGTCCATCACGATAACCAGCCTTCCTATCACTGACTCTGTCTACATTTCCCGCTGGCTCAGGAAAGCAGTCAACATAACTAAAGACCTCTCCAACATCGATTagattctcttccaccctcttccatcaggcagaagacacaaaattttgaaaacacatcccaacagatttaagaacagcttcttccctgctgttgtcagATTTCTAAACGGAACTCCCATAAATTAGAGTTCATCTTTCTTTGTATCATCTCTACAGCTATAATAGTATTTTGTGCATTCTGTTCAGGTaggatttgtctggttagcatgcaaaacaatactgtCTACTTTAActcggtatatgtgacaataataagtaaaatcaaatcaaaagacaTTATTGAAATTATTTGCACAGTTGTTAAGTAATAATCTTTCTGGGACATTAAACACAGCATTTATTTGAATTCAGACTCTTGTATCTTGAGCTTCTTTAATCACTCCACTGTGCTTTCAGCTGCCTAGACTCTAAgctctgggattcccttcctaATCTTCTCACCTGTCTATCTCTCTTCCCTCCTACATGATGCTTGGTTATAATACATTGACCTCTGAATCATTCAGTTCTGGACTgaaattccaccctcaggctcAAACAGAAAAATCACAACCTCTGGCCCTCCACTGCAGGCATGCTGCAATGCCAGAACTACCGTCTTTGGGAAAGTACTGTTTTGACAAGGAGGATAGCAATTACGCCCAgtgttctggtcaatagtaatccttAAATCAATATCATAAAGAAGAGTCTATCTTCTCATTAtcatattgctttttttttgggaTGCTGCTAAGTATCTACTGGCTACTGCATTTGCTACATTACAACAGAGATTGCACCCAATTCAAAAGTACGTCATTGTGAACTGCTTTGACAGGTTTGCTGGTTGCAGCAAGTGTGATAGATAAATGTCTTCCTTTAAAGCCTATCTCTTTGACCATGTCTTCATCACTTTTCATACTACTTCTCTATGTGGTTGCTGCCATTATTTCTCTGATATCAAGCCTGGGAACATTCTTTAGACAGTATACTGTATTAAAGTTGGTAAGCAAATACAAGTTgtcatttttgttaaaaaaaatcactttggtTTATTCTCCCTTGTCTGTTCTCTCTATTGCTTTACACCTAAAACTAACAGAAATGATGCATCGAAAGAGAGACCTGTGGCTACACTTGTCGtgccacacaaacacacaaataagGAGTGGAGAACCAAttagtccctcaagcctgctctgctatttgattaaaaaaaagactttcccatttcagatggagtttaatttagataaatttgaagtgttgcattttggaaaggcaaatcagggcaggacttatacacttaatgataaagtccgggggattgttgctgaacaaagacacctcaGAGTGcaatttcatagctccttgaaaggggagtcacaggtcgatagaatagtgaagaaagtgttggtatgctttcctttattggtcagtgcatttagtatagaagttgggaggtcttgttgcagttgtacgggacattggtttggccatagttggaatactatgtgcaattctggtctccctgctatcggaaggatgttgtgaaatttgaaagggttcagaaaagctttacaaggatgttgccagggttggagggtttgagctctaggtagaggctgaatagactgggcctgttttccctggagcatcagaaggtGAGGGGTcactttctagaggtttatacaatcatgagggggggggcatgggtagggtaaatagacaaggtcttttctctcgggtggggaatccaaaactacaggacagagatttaaggtgcgagggaaaaatttaaaatggacctaaggggcaacttttcacaaagaggatggcgtgtgcatggaataagctgccaggcagagtggtggatgctggtacaattgcaacatttaaaaagcttcaagatgggtaaatgaataggaagggtttagaggaatatgtgccaaatgctggcaaatggcactagttttatttaggatacctggtcaatatggacaagttggactgaagggtcagtttcggTGCTGTAtttctctaagactctatgactctattcccacTCTGCTCTCTCTGTTAATAACTTAACAGCAATTTGTAACTTGAACAATGAAAAGTTCTGAAGTGTTTCATCGTGGCCATATTTGTCAAAGACTAGAGTCATACAGGAATGCAACACACAAAAAGATccttcagcccagtgagtctgtgctggtcaaaaccaAATACAtaaatattctaatcccattttcctgcatttgcccATAGCCTTGTACGCCCTGGTATCGCAAGTGTAGATCGCATGAGGGTTTTTTTCTCCACCACCTTTACTGGCAatgagttctagattcccacaAAGCACCCACTGAGTTAAAAACAAATTCCTCATATTCTCTCTAAACCTCTGAATACAAAAGTTAATGACAGCTAGTTACTTAGGCTCCTAAGTTGTAGAATGTATTGAGTGAAACCATGAAAGCTCTTTCTCCCTCTTAAACATCCTTCATTAAATGTCAGACTATCAGACTCCAATCTCAAAGTAGCCATCCTTTCCCAAGGTTACCTTTGGAATGAAGTATCCTCTGAAGTTTATGTCTGCTGTTGTTTCATGTGTGATGCTCATTGGTACAACATCACCAAACCTCTGGATTTCATGGATTACTGCATCAGTATATGGCAGATCTTTCCGATCCTCAACTCTGGGAGGTCGTTCCAATCCAATAACTCCGATAATTTcctcataaaccttttctgtgaaCCGAACAGATTTTTAAAGTCATTGGAAGTACTGTCATGATATCTTCAAACAAgttcaaaatctcaatcaaggAAAAAGGAGAGTATGCAAATTGAAAATCATCCAACAAGGTCAGCTCCCAAGTGGAATTAGTCAGAGTGCTTCTTACTCTGGATCTCTGGATATTTCATCATCAGAAGCATTCCCCAACGAAGTGTAGTTGAGGTGGTCTCCATCCCTGCAGCAAACAGGTTAATCGTCGTGTACATTAAGTTGTCTTCATGGAAGTATGAATTAGGGTTGGCTGATTcctaaaaagaaaattaacaatgTAACAACTCAGAAATGGAATGGGACCTAAATTGTGTAACCTGAAACCTAGATAATGCAGCACAGAGTAGGGGTCAGAAACATGAGACATCTATATATTTACTCCAgtatactgcactgtcagaggtacagtTTTTGGGATAAGATATTATTCCGAAGCTGTTGATTGCATCTCAATTGATGCACATTAAACAAAATCTATTCCATTGCACCTTTCAGCACACTTAAGATGTCCCAATGCACTTTAAAGTCAGTAAAATGTATTTTTGTAGCGCAGTCAACATTATAATGTGGTTCTGGCCAGATCCTATTGATGTTGGACAAATCCACATCAGaaaagtgactgcacttcaaaactgATTCATGAGCTGGAAGATACTTGGGCATGCTGGAGTTATGAAAGACACAGTGCAAATGCCAGTTCTTCCTTTATTAAAACAAAGATTGTTTTCACACCCTTTACCTCAAATCATATGCATTTGCATAAAAGGAGTCCATTCAGACTATCATGCAAATGTCGAACTGAACAAAGTTGACTTTTTTCTCTGAaattgagagtgtgctgctggaaaagcacagcaggtcaggcagcatctgaagagaaggagaatcgacatttcaggcataagcccttcatcaggactgtggcTTGTGGGTCGGagccgagagataaatgggaggcgaggaccgggggggggggttctgtccttgttgtgttgggaggggtggggttcaatggCTGTGCTGCgtgaagtgaaggagatgcgctggagggcatcgtcaaccacatatTGCAATTgtggaaggaggaggccatctgggactttctgaggtggaattggtcatcctgggaacagatatggcggaggcagaggaattgggaatatggatggtgtttttacaggagctaggatgggaggaggtgtagtctaggtagctgtgggaatcggtgggcttgtagtagatgtccgtggttagtcggtcgccggggatggtgttggagaggtccagaaaagAGAGGGCGGtttccaagatggtccaggtgaatttgaggtcgggatggaagatgttggtgaagttgatgaactgttcaaccacctggtgggagcacgaggcggcgccggtacagtcatcgatgtagtggaggaccaggtgggggatggtgctggtgtaactgcagaagatagactgatccacatatccgacaaacaggcaagcatagctgggtcccaggcaggtgcccatggctaccccttggAGGAACtggaaggattggaaggaggaggtgttgaaggtgaggaccggttcagccaggcggatgagggtgtgagtggaaggatactggttgggGAGGCATGACAGGatgaaacggagggcttggagaccttcatcGTGGTGGACCTATGTGCACACGGACTAATGTCCacagtgaagatgaggtgttggggaccgtggaaatgaaaatcttgaaggaggtgaagggcatgggtggtgtcacgaacatAAGTGAGGAGTCCCTGGACTAAGTGGGACAGGACGATGTCGAGGTAAAAGAGATGGGTTCAGTGGGAcaggtgcaggctgagacaatgggttgactgAGGCAGTCAAATTTgtactcggcaccgccctccatacctgtccatcactcccccctctaacctatcaccttctccctcaccttcacccacctatcgctttctcagctaccttccctgcaACCCCACCACTCTCCCTTTTATCTCTCGGCCcttaagcctcattcctgatgaaggacttatgcccgaaatttcgattcacctgctcctcggatgctgcctgacctgctgtgcttttccagcaccacactctcaactctgatctccagcacctgcagtcctcactttctcctttttgctctgaaatacataaatataaatataacttTGGAAATGTGACAAAACTCTTAAAACAAAAGTGGAGTTTTTAACCTGCCGTTGTCTGACCATGAATGCATCGATAAAACTCCTCATGTCATTGCCATCTAGTTTCTGACGATTTTCCTTGAAGTAGCCTTTGAGGAAGACAATAGTCTGCTCTATGTTGGTAAAAACCTTATTGTGCGACCCAGGAAAGAATTTCAGGACTGGAAATgcattgtacagctgcaaaatcaAAACAACATAATGATAGTGATGAAAATATCAAAGCAAAATAATTATCTGCTGTGATGAAGCtactcttttaacaaggttatgctgttctTGGTTTTTTATTCCAGAGGACGTAACAACACAGACTCCGAAAGGGCTGGTGTTGAAGCACTTTAGgcccaatttgataatagctaacagataatgcctcaggcagaaggctttcaagttttaaaaaataacacttgttcaatgaaaggggagtggccagttctcccagctcagatttcgtctgatttggtttggtttggctttTAGCAGAAGTGGGGAAAaagctgctggatccaaagaagcaggtccaggctggtactctctctctgacctctaatctgtaagaccctgtgtttgattttactttttgtgcaAAGGAGtgcttatggggattgttgcaagtatttggaatagcatcattaagttgggatgatctattgggttttcagagatgttaaggtattcagtattctgttttctgttgtttgtggtccattcagtaatcttgtaaataaattgttctgtttaaaactaaatggttggCCAGTGGCATTtgtcctggaatatccaccttacagcTGCTTaaaacaaagttagggtctgggctaccttcttgaaatgttttgaggggtctgaccCGGTCCATAACACTGCTCACATCTAATGATTTACAATTACAACAAGGTGATACATAAATCTTTGAAACATTATgaatctttggcaaatagagaatgtttttaaacattgtgactaaTTATAAGTTTCTACTATAGTTATCATCACGCAATGCCTGAAAGAATGGTGTAAACAAATTCAACATCTTTCTAAAGGcaattggataaatacatgaaacaATCAATTTGCAGAGTTATGGGAAAGAGGAAGGGATTTTGACCAATTGGACAATTCTTTCAAAAGAATTGGTGGAGGAACACTGGGCTGGATGATCAACTTCTGCATTGTATGACACGATTGTG
Above is a genomic segment from Chiloscyllium plagiosum isolate BGI_BamShark_2017 chromosome 21, ASM401019v2, whole genome shotgun sequence containing:
- the LOC122560571 gene encoding cytochrome P450 2K1-like isoform X1, producing the protein MSIVSVFPVDAATLVLLGALTIILLLYFNSGLKNPGVVNFPPGPPPLPVIGNLHMLDLKKLNKSLMKLSEKYGEVFSIKLGPTTAVVLTGYEAVREALVNNADEFGERAHIPIFEALTKGHGIVFAHGESWKQMRRFTLSTLRDFGMGKKTIEDKIIEESDFLVKRIDAYKGQPFNPTMKMNSAVANIISLIVFGDRFDYEDETFIGVIKRVNENIQLFGSAMVHLYNAFPVLKFFPGSHNKVFTNIEQTIVFLKGYFKENRQKLDGNDMRSFIDAFMVRQRQESANPNSYFHEDNLMYTTINLFAAGMETTSTTLRWGMLLMMKYPEIQKKVYEEIIGVIGLERPPRVEDRKDLPYTDAVIHEIQRFGDVVPMSITHETTADINFRGYFIPKGTHVIPLLSSVLYDKTQWEKPNEFNPSHFLNAEGKFVKRDAFMPFSAGRRACTGEALAKIELFLFFTILIQKFIFQVPPDVSELELELESGVGSTSFPKYPYVCAVRR
- the LOC122560571 gene encoding cytochrome P450 2K1-like isoform X2, yielding MSIVSVFPVDAATLVLLGALTIILLLYFNSGLKNPGVVNFPPGPPPLPVIGNLHMLDLKKVNKSLMKLSEKYGEVFSIKLGPTTAVVLTGYEAVREALVNNADEFGERAHIPIFEALTKGHGIVFAHGESWKQMRRFTLSTLRDFGMGKKTIEDKIIEESDFLVKRIDAYKGQPFNPTMKMNSAVANIISLIVFGDRFDYEDETFIGVIKRVNENIQLFGSAMVHLYNAFPVLKFFPGSHNKVFTNIEQTIVFLKGYFKENRQKLDGNDMRSFIDAFMVRQRQESANPNSYFHEDNLMYTTINLFAAGMETTSTTLRWGMLLMMKYPEIQKKVYEEIIGVIGLERPPRVEDRKDLPYTDAVIHEIQRFGDVVPMSITHETTADINFRGYFIPKGTHVIPLLSSVLYDKTQWEKPNEFNPSHFLNAEGKFVKRDAFMPFSAGRRACTGEALAKIELFLFFTILIQKFIFQVPPDVSELELELESGVGSTSFPKYPYVCAVRR